CCGACACTAAGCTTCTGGCCCGTGTGCCGTGATGTCTGCTTCACCAATATGCCGATCATTTCCGTTTGCAATTCGGGCATATCCAGGCAGTGTTGTAAAGCATTTTGTGCCAAGACGACGTGGTAATCGATGCCGGGTTGATTGACAGCTACTGACATGAAGAGTTGAATGCTCTGCGAATGAGTAAGAAAGAATATATTATGGATTGCAggaaatgtgtatttttttattaaaagctgAAGTCTTATATATAAGTTGAAGATAAATGGACGTGGAGCTTACCTTAAACAATTTAATAGCTTCGGGCTGCATGGCTTCTGAGTGTAGCGAGGTAAGCGGTGAAGTGATGGCGTCTTTGGTATGCAATAAAATTGGATGGCGCCATAGAACACAATCTGGAAGACAAAAGAAAGTGTGGTTATGAAATAACAAGCAAAATCTAGATGAGCTTTATACAACGGTCTTCACTTTCGATCGAAGAATTCATGGACTTTAGGGGAAGCGCAAGTCATATGGCACGTAGTCTTAGTTTTAAGTTTAGTAGTTAGTCGAATCGAGTTTCACTTGTGGTACAACTTCGAGCTGTTCCACTTCTTATAAGAGAAGGAATTATAGCCTAATTTTTACTTGTGAAATTATTAGCAAACTAGTCAGAGGTTTAACGGCTCTAAATTTCTGTTAACATGATACACATCTAAGCGTGATATAAACCATTCTCGAATGTCTGTTGCATTTTACTAGTCGAACTGCCAGTCTCCGTTGGAGAATCTGAGCTATCCGACCGCTTTATATTGAAATCGagttaataataacaataaaatactcACTGGGATCTCCATCAGTCTCCATAAGTTTTTGTACGAGTTGTTCGTATTGTGTGCCCGCATTTGGGCCACCACCCGACACCACAGTTAAATGGTATAGCCAATTATCACGTTCCTGCTTGCCGGGTAGTATAAGGTATGTGGGACCTTGATGTGCTGGATAAATGGCGACGGTAAGACGTGCCTGACTCTGTGTCGGATCTTCACGCTCCTCCGAATCAGAGTCGGAAACATGTTCCACCTCTTCGACGCGTGCATCGCGCATATTTATCTGACCAAGCGGATTCTAGTGAAAATCAAAGAGTAAGTTGGGGTTAAACTAGTAAGTGGGAAGTGCAAAATTAGCTTACCGTCTCGCCTGGCGCCTTAAAGTAGAGGAACATTTTACCCAAAAGCACACACCAACACTTCTTCGCATGTCCATTCTTCACTTTTGTGACCCAACCCTGTATGGTGGGCTTCTGATCGTCACGACTCAACAGCAGCTTGGTCGCATTGCGACGCTGCACATTTTGCAGCACGCGTATCCAATCATCCATTGTTGCATTTGAATCAGCGGTGAGATAGTAGACCTTCTTGCCGGTATCAATCTCAAAAGTGGAAGCACCTTCGGCACGATTTATGCGACACGCCTCATCCAACATGATCTGACCTTGTGGTTTACGGTTGACATCGTGTTGGCTCTTCCAATAGGTGAGTGTGCCATTCTTTAAGACAAACCAACGTTTACGCCACGTCTTCAGTTTGCCTCCGAGTTTGGCAAGATGACCCATCTAAGCGAAAGACAGGAAAAAAAGTGATACGGTTAGAACGTCAGCATGAGTTTGAGTTAGAGAGGAAGTGAGCTGCAagtcaaattttgtgtttttgtagcGGTACTTCGCATAAGTACTCACCTTTTCGAGCGATTCGAGCTTCTTGCTTGGCGAGTCCACATACGATTGTCGCATTAGCAGCGACGGCATGGAGGCGTCCATGCACGTGGACTCTGATACCGCATCCGGTGGTAAGGCGTAATCATCCGACAGGCCTGATTCAAAGGAAATATCTGAAATTACTGTTCCACGCATGTGGGGGAGACGTAGATGATTGTTGGTAGTCGCGTGAttgttggcattgttgttgtgatttggTAATGGTAATGTATGTGTATTGGTGTAAGGACCTAAATGTTGTGTAttgttgtatgtgtgcattgtGTTGTAATGATTGTTGTGTTTGATATTGGCGTTGGTGTAATGTGTGCTGGATATGTGCATTTGGTGAGCTTCGAAAGAGAATTTTTTTAGTTGTTACAAGGTAATTGGAAATGAGagccaaatattttgaaattgtgatttaaattattatttttgttggttttagTAAGGTTAATGAGGCCAGGACATTTAATGGGTGCATATAGAAAgtaaattattagaaaatttatttaatttgcaaaaaatatttattttttttatttatttaagaaaattacttATTAAGGGGAAAGTTGCGGAAGGATTGACTAAAGGTTACTAGACTACTAACTACTACGGGACGAATGAGAATCGGAGCACACAGCTACTATGAATAGGTTTGTAGGACTGTCCCAGCTTAGTCGTCCCCAGCATTTATTAAAGATGGATTGATGGTTCATCGGTCGACTAAGGCGCTAGGACTGATGGAGCTACAAATTAGAGAATTCGATTTGTTATGACATCGCTCCAGCGATACGCCGAGAATAAGTTATCAAGCAGATTTGTAGTACATTGAACTTAGTATCTATAAGGAGGAGGATCACAGGATGACTTGTAGAAGAAATCTTTAAGTTCATAAATCTAGCACTCTAAAAAAGTTCCTAGGCTTGGCTACCAACTTGTATAAGATCTCAGCGGCTCTATCTGTAGACAGCTATAGAAAAGCTAACCTGTAAGGTACAACTCTATTCGGAAATGAGTGGAATTATTTTCTCCGAAAACTGAAGCTACAGTGAAACCGTTATCGGCTACAGCGCTGTagaaaaagtgtataaaaactaTTTCTTTACACGAGCGGCTGGGCCATAGTCAAAAGGTATATATAAGACAAGCCTCAGAACTGTCTCACTATTACGGAATATTCTAAAAAGAGCTTAAAGGCATAAAGTAATCGCAAGGTTTTCAGGATGAAGTGCTAAAGACGTGCGGATGCTAAAAACTTATACAGAGATGTCGTTTAAAGAGGGTAGATGGTCTATACAGGCTTTCATTATTTGGTTGTTCGAATGATAGAATCCCCTAAAAGTCAATCTCCCCAGGTAGAGAAAAGAGCTCCATTGTTGGCTACAAAGTCAATGTTGGAAGCTTTTAATTGCGGTTGAAGcgactttaagtattaaaatcaGGAGTTTTACTGGTTCTAAAAGGTTTTAGGCTACTTAGTGGttcgaaaaaaatatagacAAACGAAAACTGAgagttttataattataaagaaAGATTCGAGCCACTAGTTGGCTGCAGAAACGGGAATTACCGAGTTACTGTTTGTACTTtatcaaaacaaaacataaatataataattaaaatagtgCATTCAGATTCCGTTATAGAGGTAGTTTTAACATAGTTAGTATTGGAGTATAGGTGTTAAGTTGTTGTTGGTTAGGTGTTTCGATTAGAAGGTCTGCAAGCACAATCAACTACGTTGTTTTCCCAAAACCATTTCATGCTTTCATACATACCACGAGCTTTCGTATTCTTTGGACTCTCCGAACCACTACGCTTAGCTGGACTCAAACTCGAGGATGTCTTTAGGCTCTTCGAAGGACTCGATGCGCTACCCGAAGTTGATGTTTCCGTGTTGTCGGTGCTTGATGAGTTATGTGAATTGTGCGTTAGCATAACGGCATTATCTTCGCCATCGCTCGAGTCATCACTGGAGTCGCCCGTGAAGGGCATGGAACGTATTTGTGAGGCGCGCTGAAGGTTAAACGAAATAATTTAACTTTGATAACTATATGTCAGAGTGTTTACACTCACCCCTTTGACGGTCGCATAAACGGGCACCGATATATCACAGAAACCTCCGCTTGCAGTCTGCTGTTGACGTGTGGGCAGCTGTGGTGTTCCAGGTACGCCATTACCGCCAGCGCCACTCTCACCGCGCGTGCTACCCAATGTACCGTTGTTTGAAGGCGTAGCACGTCCATGGCCGCCGCCGTTTGCTAGCGTATTGCACGCGCTATTGCTGCCTCCCGACGCCGCGCCACTTGTGGACTCCTGTATGTCGGGTGGCGGTTGTGACTGCGTCTGCGTTGCGTGCACATCTTGTTGATGCTGCACAAGGTTCTCTTCACTCACGCCACTCAGCCCATCGTTGGCTACTTGATAAATCTTCGCCTCCCAGCTGGGGAAACGATGTAATGGTGGCGTTGGTGGACGTGGTACGCCCAAATCACTGGTAGTGGTTGTCGTGCTCGAATTACCGCCGCTCGCCATTAACGCTGGATTGTTTTTCATCCAGGCTGGCAGCTTTTCACACGATGGAGTATAGATTTCAGCATAATCATGTGCAGTATCTGTATCTGAACTATCTGGTCGCGTTGTGGACGCTTTCGAGATGCTGGCGAGTGGTGTGAGCGTTAAACCATCTACGGCCGCAACCAAATTACGTTCGAGCTCTTGCGGTTCCATACTGAGATTGCGTCGATGCTGATGATGCGGATATGAAGCGGTTAATGGGCGATTGATGATCTCTTGCGGATCTAAACTTTCGCTACGTCGTCGTCCCTCTGCTGAGTCGGCGAACTCTTGCACATCCAAACTCAGACTATTGCGCACTGGATGTGGTCCGACGATACTGTGTCGGTTCGATTGATTGGCGATATGATTCTTTAATAGCTCCAATTGTTGATTACATTTAACATTCTGTTCGCGCAACAATTGATTTTGCTCTTCGAGTTCACGTAGTTTATTGGTGACCCATTCTTTGATTTTTGCCGCTTTTGCTTCGACTTGTCGAGCGTCGTGTAGACGCAATTGACGTTGCTCCTCAACTTGTATTTCCAATGAGGTGATGGTTTTTTCAGCCTCTTGAGTAGGAAGACTACCTGATTGCTGTGCGGTTAGTgtcgattgttgttgttgctgctgttggctTTGATGGATCGGCGAGGCAGTGGCTGACTGTGGTGGTTTGGGCCATTCACTCAGCCGCTGTTCCATAGCCCGCACCTGAAATGGAGAAAAAGACGAAATTAATAATTAGTATGCATACAGAGAAGATAATGTAAGATAATAGAAAAGTCAGAGATATTGAAAAAGAGTAATGTAAAGAATTATAGATATGGCAGGTCTTTCGGCTCGAGCTAAAGTAGCCGCGAGTTTTTTATGTTGAACATTTCTTTCCAAATATCACATAGATGCCTCTGGTATCCCTTCTCATCCTACATAAGCTTTCATAAATCTTTGAATTTCAAAGTTTTGTGGAGAAAttcgaatttcaatatatttccgCCCATATTTGCCTTTCATGAACATTTGCTACCCTGCTGTGGTTGTCTGCAAAGTTTTCTGTCCACACAACCCTTTCACTCCCacaaaagtgcaaaaatatttgaatatcgtCTAACGTCAATTAATAGTTAACGACCCAAAACCAGTTGGCgataaagttaatttaatttaaaactttgagCATTTCTTTACACAACGCCGAGCGCATCAATTTGGTTTGCGTTAAAGAAACGCCCAGTTCGAATTACGCGAAAAGGGGTTGCAGGCGCTCATTGTGACGCGCACTTGAGTCACGCAAGCAGCGGGTGGGCTGGCGCTACCATTAGTCGCAAGTACTTACTTGTAGTCGACAACGTATGTAAGTATAAAACGTAAAAGACATCACCACACAATTTTATGGCATGACAAAGACGAGAAAATAGTCTTCGCCGCATAGTAGCGTGTCTAAGACGCGCAGCAAAGCCGCCAACACGCGTGTAGACAAagagtttataaaacttggCGTGAAACTTAGATATTTAAGTGCTAGTGTTGTTGGGTTTCTGCTATTTATTACACCAATAGCGAGCAGCATGTGTAGATGAGGTAGGAAGGTAGCAGCTTATCCGGCACTGCAGTCTCCACAGCCTCCGTTTAGCGCATGAAATCACGATACGCGGTTCACGCATGCGACAAATTAAGTTATTGTGTTCGACCGTAATATTAACAAGCTGTTAGGTGAGTGCAAGAGACTGCAGTAAGAATGAGTCTGAACAAAGTTGCTTACATTTTAAAGATGTAAAGAAGCGCGAGAGACCCCAGTTGAACTTAGGGCGTAGCACAAAGTTAAGGTAGATATTGAAACTACAAAGTGGTTTTTAATTTGAGGTTATCTACGTAAGCTAAGTAACTATAATGCGGATTATAGACTTGTCGAGAGAGATTAAAGTATTAAAGAGAAGAATTAATTAGTAGACAACAGCTATAGCATTAAAATCGATCTCTGTGACCGGTCCTCTGTCTTAGATCAGCTGCTCTGACTCAACGTTGGCACTTTCTACGTACGATTACTCATAACACTTCGAGATATAAAAGCAGAATGCATCACTTTAAATAACCTTATTATTTGTGGTCCTTGCTCTATGTAtaaatccttttttttattggaattttCCCAAATGAGCTCGACAAAGTGAGGAGCGCACCCTATTATGATGATTTAATTCCCagtcgtttttacaaaaaattatattattactacAAGTACTTGTACTTTTCTTGAAAGGTTCTCTCACATTATATTCATGATTTAAGTTCCAATTCATTACTTCGTCGAAGTGTGGAAAGTAAGAGAAAACTTCTCAAAGTTTGAAATTCCTTAGAGTGAATAGTTATGTTAAGCTATCGAAAGTTTTTGGAAATGAGCGCGTTCATgggcaatataaaataaattacgcAGGTCTAGACCCATCTCAGAAATCTAGGAAACAGCTATCTAAAGCTCGGTGGTGAGAGAGATGAACACACTTTGTGTCAGGAATTGTAAAGCAATCTTGATTAACGCTCCGAGCTATGATTTCAAGAATTCGAAAGAAGGTTCCTCATCCAAAAAGCAATCATCCTAAAGCTCTGTGAAGAGAAAGATGACCTTAAAATGCCTCAGAAACTGCAAACGTATATTGAGCAAGGTTCCGACTTATGACTTCAAGGCTCAGACTTTAGCAGTTTCTTTCGTTTATTCTCAAAAAATAATTGGAGAGTGTTGAGAATTATTTCACGATCAAAATGGGTCACGTTTTGGTCGCTTTTTCGATCCAGCATagccaattttatttttgcctgACTACCACTATGCAATTAATTGCACTAAAATGCATTCCTGGCCGTTCTACGCTGTCAAACGTAAGACAAAAGCAATTAAGTTGTGTAAGAAAAAGTTTCTACAAAATTATTGGTGCAATACTGAGAGTGATAGAAGGGTGAAGAACAAGTTGATTAAATTTCCAAAGCGTGTACGAAGTCCTACTATAGTTTCTTGTAAAGAAAAGAAGGAGCTGAAAATAAGTGATAAAGGTCAGGTGACTTTGAGGCGTTAAGAAGAACTTTAAAAGTTTTAGAATCAGTGTAGTTAGTAAGTTGTAAGGCGTTTACGAGTGTATTGGCATTAACGGTAACATTAAAccttagtattttttttttcaaatttactccGGTATGTAGTTAACGATGCTTAGttgtatggtatgtataaaagtgtatgtatgtgtgtgctgttGTAAAGGATTACCTGTGCACATTAATTATGCTGCAGAGTGAAGATAACGGCACGCTGTCAAAGCATAAGTGCAATTAAGtgcaggcatacatacatagtaaaaGCAATCAGTGCCCTCAGGCACAAAAGTTGTGCTTAGTTATTGAGCTGCAGAAAGATTTAAGTATTTAAGTGGCAATATCGTATGGAGACAATAGCTTTTGTGTATTTCAAGTCGGAAGATAGCAGGCCGGTTAGTTAATTTTAAGCTGGTATTGTTATATTGGCTGTTAAGTAGCTTGATTAAAGTTAAAATCAACTCTGCTAAGCAGATGAAGGTGGCGGAGCTGCGAAAAATAGTTTTCATAGTAAATTATAGACACATTTCGTAGCTTAAAGCGGTTGTACGTATGGCATATAGGTAGCACATTATGAGCAGTTGTTTAGTTATGCCATTCGATGCTATGTCATTCTATGTTACGCGGTGttatattatgatttttatgCTGCGTTATGTTAAGTAGTTAATTATTCATTTTGCTATTTTGGCGTTATAGCATGCTGTTAAGTTATTTTGTTAGCTGCTATGTCATTCTATAATTTGCGGTGTTaagtttatttactttttatttatattataaatacataaaaaataatttaactaatacattattttttcaaatttttactatGCGTTGCTATGTTTTTATGCTACGTTATGTTcatactattatatattttgctatttACCGCAGTACGAGTTGCTTTTAAGTTATTTCCTACGATGCTATGTTATTCTATGTTTTGCGATGTtatgctaatttaatttaatagctaactctatattattttttacacgtTCAATGCATTTTTTAAGAGTTTATTGCAGAAATTGGtgagcaaatttaatataactgaCTTTAGTCTGACTTTAGATTTCAGACTcagttaattaatattttattaaaatttttattatgcaaTGTTATGTTTCTTATGGAGTCTAATGTTAAGTTaacttattttttctattttatacaCTAACCTAACAAGGTTATGCATTTGGATCTTATGCTAttctatgttatatatatatgtattttattgatgttaaattaatttaactttatgACTAATTCTATGTTCTTTTTTACATGTTGAACGCATTTGTTAAGAGTTTATTGCAGAAGTTGAACAGAAAATTTAATGTAGCTGCATGTTATTCGATGTTATGTTAATTTAGTTGTATAATTAATTCTATGTTATTTTTTGTACTTCTGGTGGGTTCGTTAAGAATTCGTTATATAAGTTACTCATACAATTTTAGTTCtctgattaaaattttttttcaagttgtaTTGTTCCATGCTATGTTTttcatattgtattatattatgttcAGTTAGCTTATTGAATTATTTGTCTATGCTTTGCTTATGCTTTGTGAGCTATTGTTAAGTTATGTGACTCTCTGCTATGCCATTCTATGTTATGCGTTGTTATgttaatttacttttataattgattctatattattttttagactTTTAATGTATTTGTTGGGAATTTCTTTTAGAGCTTCTCATGAAAGTTTATTCAACTTTGTTcaactatttaatattttatttaaatttttattatgcgATGCTATGTTTTTTGTGGAGTCTTGCGTTAAGTTAACTTAtcgtttaatgtttttttttgcaattttatgcacAAAGTGGTGTCAATGTGGTGTTGTTAAGCAATGCAATTCAATGCtatgttgttatttaaatttcattttgtaattaattctgtgttatttttttaaatttttttaaacgtttCATGCGTTTGTTTAGAGTTGTGCCATTCTGTGTTGTTGGTTTATGTTATAGGATTATGTTTTGcgatgttttattaattttatgtcaatttatataactataCTTTATAGTTCTTTGCCGAAATAACTGCCTTGGCACAACTTGCAAGTTGACAGTTATTAGCAATAAATTTGCATCTCACTGCTGCCAAAAGTGGAAATGCCTTGACATGATTTACAACAATACTCATTTCCGCAGGTAACAGCCAAATTTGCAAGGCAATGGAAGGAGGTACTTTttgttgccaaaaaaaaaaaaaaatagaaaaaatatcaataaaatgcagcaaaatattatattgaagaaaatttttgcagCCTAACCACTTTTTTGTCttctttaattttgttgttgtaataaacATAGCGGTACTTGGGTCTGCTGTTGttccaaattttttgatataagtcttttttttggttttaagaaAGCACAGAAATGCAATTTTCGTTTGACACAAACAAACTTTCTGCTATTTCTGGCGGATATAAAATGCAGCTGTCAGTTGCGCTAGTAATTCCCaggcaaataaatttttggagTGGTGCTCGTAAAAAATGAAgaatagaaatgaaaaattctATGTAAATGTTTTACATTGGATACCTAAGGAATGTAGAATACATATCTTTTTTGAACagaaatatgttatataaataaaatgagggacagagagagagagagagagaggaagAGAGAATAGCCACTTAAAATCTTTGTCTTGATATAAGAATCTTTTCTAGAACTGAAAGCGGTCGAATGAACTGTGTGAGATCATTGTTACTAGACGGAATGGTgtaagaatttattattatttgtttgacactctgtgaaatattttatgactTCATCCTTGagatcttatatattatataagacatttcTAGGGAAAAAATAAACCAGAGCTTCGCGAAATTAGTAAAAGGTTACACCTATTTAATCCGAATTCTAATGATACGACTTAAATTTGACACATCACCTCATTTGAGTTACGTACAGCATCTGTGCTCTGGTGTTTTAAGTCAGTTTACCGAAAGTGAGTGTAtaccttttaaaacaaaactcaTAAACTCTTAACTAGGTTACACTAACTTAAAAAAGCAATGTAAAGAGAATACAGATGATATGTACTTGATTTGCAAGACAATTCTCAAAAGTTTATCGAGATCAATTGCTCCTGATATATGCTAATTTTCTTATATACAATGTGTCTCCAGAAATTTATTTTAGCTcagagtaaaaaatatattatgataAGCAGGTTTATCAACATGCCTCATAGTTTAAGAGAgacatttattttttggaaatgtcGATTTCGGAAGCTTCTTCTTTGGATATGGCACACTTACAAGATGCTAAAAAGCTGGAACGACAGAGAGTGAGAGAGCGAGCTTTAAAGAAACAATGCTTTATTTCAGCggctgaaataaatatttttaaaataatttttttccaagaaCTTAAGTTAATTATTAAGTTTGATTTATtgcaaccaaaaatatttttttaggccATTTCTGaataaatgcttaaaaatgACAATTACGTAAGTACTTATGAATATTCAGAGTCTGAACtcggaaaataaatatttgcactgCCAATCCGGCAAATGTGCCGAAAATAAAGACGAATAAATTGTATTGAGCTCGAAAGAGAAGTTACACGCAAAGCTAAATAAAGGgacagagagagaaagagagagagtcGGCAGGGAAATTCGCAAGGCATATGATCTAACATCCTGCGAACACAGCATTAAAGCCGTGGATGGAGTTATGGCAGACAGTAAGATAAGTTGCTTTGCTGCCCGACGGCGAATTTGGCTAACAGTAAaggatattaaattaaatgtcaaTATGCGCAGATAGcgttaaatatgcaaatatacataaggaaaatatttatagacaTGGCGGTTGTGTGTGGGTGTACTTATTTATGCGAGAACATGCGACATTTtagttatacaaaaaattattgcatataTTTGGGGGCAGCAACTGATCTTTTTTACGCGTATGAGgcgaaaatagaaaatttatttgatagTTGCACAAATAATTAATGGCGCTATTGAAGGGCAAAGCTAAAAATGCTGGCGCCTGCGGTGTGCACAAAAGTATGCAATGGGTTTTGGAGACATAAAAATCGCTAACGGCATAAGTCAAAAGCGATAAAGCATGCCAGCAAATAAAAAAGGGGGAAAGGCAGTCAGCAGGAATGTAGAAATGCAACGCAAAACGCTGGCGACGACAAGCGTGCGGTTAAGAGTGAGAAATGCGCCTTCGTAGAAATGCAGAAGTGTcgcagtgaaaatattttaccatTTTACGAGCAATACAATTGT
The sequence above is drawn from the Bactrocera oleae isolate idBacOlea1 chromosome 5, idBacOlea1, whole genome shotgun sequence genome and encodes:
- the LOC106615088 gene encoding uncharacterized protein CG43867 isoform X11, encoding MDNYRKKVRAMEQRLSEWPKPPQSATASPIHQSQQQQQQQSTLTAQQSGSLPTQEAEKTITSLEIQVEEQRQLRLHDARQVEAKAAKIKEWVTNKLRELEEQNQLLREQNVKCNQQLELLKNHIANQSNRHSIVGPHPVRNSLSLDVQEFADSAEGRRRSESLDPQEIINRPLTASYPHHQHRRNLSMEPQELERNLVAAVDGLTLTPLASISKASTTRPDSSDTDTAHDYAEIYTPSCEKLPAWMKNNPALMASGGNSSTTTTTSDLGVPRPPTPPLHRFPSWEAKIYQVANDGLSGVSEENLVQHQQDVHATQTQSQPPPDIQESTSGAASGGSNSACNTLANGGGHGRATPSNNGTLGSTRGESGAGGNGVPGTPQLPTRQQQTASGGFCDISVPVYATVKGRASQIRSMPFTGDSSDDSSDGEDNAVMLTHNSHNSSSTDNTETSTSGSASSPSKSLKTSSSLSPAKRSGSESPKNTKARAHQMHISSTHYTNANIKHNNHYNTMHTYNNTQHLGPYTNTHTLPLPNHNNNANNHATTNNHLRLPHMRGTVISDISFESGLSDDYALPPDAVSESTCMDASMPSLLMRQSYVDSPSKKLESLEKMGHLAKLGGKLKTWRKRWFVLKNGTLTYWKSQHDVNRKPQGQIMLDEACRINRAEGASTFEIDTGKKVYYLTADSNATMDDWIRVLQNVQRRNATKLLLSRDDQKPTIQGWVTKVKNGHAKKCWCVLLGKMFLYFKAPGETNPLGQINMRDARVEEVEHVSDSDSEEREDPTQSQARLTVAIYPAHQGPTYLILPGKQERDNWLYHLTVVSGGGPNAGTQYEQLVQKLMETDGDPNCVLWRHPILLHTKDAITSPLTSLHSEAMQPEAIKLFKSIQLFMSVAVNQPGIDYHVVLAQNALQHCLDMPELQTEMIGILVKQTSRHTGQKLSVGVQVNKKLGKQTRQLLLCATQSLFTCDTQQGGAAQANGSSPTSIQAPAPPPIIDCKSNPPAYSFVQGWQLLSLAVSLFVPKSSRLLWYLKLHLSRNADTKTETGKYAAYCERALERTLKNGGRETKPSRMEVLSILLKNPYHHSLPHAIPVHMMNTTYQVVSFDGSTTIEEFQTTLAQEIGTRDATNGFCLFSDDPIEKDLEHYLDPLAKLCDVISKWETALREKGSGKFENTRVIQLTYKNRLYWRHTVKFETDKERLLFCYQTNAQIVQGRFPLSRDLALELASLMSQIDMGDYSHEKSRGTGSNVGIKALDKFYPYRYRDALNAEQLKEVQELLISKWMLLKGRSTLDCVRIYLTCCRKWPYFGASLFQAKPRHSDQAMAWLAVSEDALNVLELSSMTPMARYPYTSVMTFGGCQDDFMLVVSNEDTLATCGTQEQKLLFAMSKPKILEITLLIADYMNALGHTVPGTPQMNTLTRNGSHRSLRSRPAGGGTGTGTGTGTGLGGCGTTTAGMSTNATTTAHNTLNSHATHTLNSTHSHTLSSSHYSGGGGGIGGTHVGSHQGTMSSSHGHAHHHQPDILKSTPDHQRIK
- the LOC106615088 gene encoding uncharacterized protein CG43867 isoform X6; this encodes MDATVMLVDATPAQLEVQQQHLRKNSMSPPMPSGSGPHAMLDVDTTTTNNHKQQLHTNSAASTTANSGQTPNSNCSSTSASPSKMMLVGGVAGGVSSALFHHHNNQHLQHQHQHQQHHHHHHHNNGHAHTLHTLHQHPAIVNLKQCAAGGGNGVGVCCNLSGCSLSGSSTPTPPQQTLHHTLYPLLVSGVGSSGPSSLVNSPAMGRRKRYTSTSSNCSSQFNNNYAGLDMESLEDMLRKLSELEQRVVEAEERAEEAEDKVRAMEQRLSEWPKPPQSATASPIHQSQQQQQQQSTLTAQQSGSLPTQEAEKTITSLEIQVEEQRQLRLHDARQVEAKAAKIKEWVTNKLRELEEQNQLLREQNVKCNQQLELLKNHIANQSNRHSIVGPHPVRNSLSLDVQEFADSAEGRRRSESLDPQEIINRPLTASYPHHQHRRNLSMEPQELERNLVAAVDGLTLTPLASISKASTTRPDSSDTDTAHDYAEIYTPSCEKLPAWMKNNPALMASGGNSSTTTTTSDLGVPRPPTPPLHRFPSWEAKIYQVANDGLSGVSEENLVQHQQDVHATQTQSQPPPDIQESTSGAASGGSNSACNTLANGGGHGRATPSNNGTLGSTRGESGAGGNGVPGTPQLPTRQQQTASGGFCDISVPVYATVKGRASQIRSMPFTGDSSDDSSDGEDNAVMLTHNSHNSSSTDNTETSTSGSASSPSKSLKTSSSLSPAKRSGSESPKNTKARAHQMHISSTHYTNANIKHNNHYNTMHTYNNTQHLGPYTNTHTLPLPNHNNNANNHATTNNHLRLPHMRGTVISDISFESGLSDDYALPPDAVSESTCMDASMPSLLMRQSYVDSPSKKLESLEKMGHLAKLGGKLKTWRKRWFVLKNGTLTYWKSQHDVNRKPQGQIMLDEACRINRAEGASTFEIDTGKKVYYLTADSNATMDDWIRVLQNVQRRNATKLLLSRDDQKPTIQGWVTKVKNGHAKKCWCVLLGKMFLYFKAPGETNPLGQINMRDARVEEVEHVSDSDSEEREDPTQSQARLTVAIYPAHQGPTYLILPGKQERDNWLYHLTVVSGGGPNAGTQYEQLVQKLMETDGDPNCVLWRHPILLHTKDAITSPLTSLHSEAMQPEAIKLFKSIQLFMSVAVNQPGIDYHVVLAQNALQHCLDMPELQTEMIGILVKQTSRHTGQKLSVGVQVNKKLGKQTRQLLLCATQSLFTCDTQQGGAAQANGSSPTSIQAPAPPPIIDCKSNPPAYSFVQGWQLLSLAVSLFVPKSSRLLWYLKLHLSRNADTKTETGKYAAYCERALERTLKNGGRETKPSRMEVLSILLKNPYHHSLPHAIPVHMMNTTYQVVSFDGSTTIEEFQTTLAQEIGTRDATNGFCLFSDDPIEKDLEHYLDPLAKLCDVISKWETALREKGSGKFENTRVIQLTYKNRLYWRHTVKFETDKERLLFCYQTNAQIVQGRFPLSRDLALELASLMSQIDMGDYSHEKSRGTGSNVGIKALDKFYPYRYRDALNAEQLKEVQELLISKWMLLKGRSTLDCVRIYLTCCRKWPYFGASLFQAKPRHSDQAMAWLAVSEDALNVLELSSMTPMARYPYTSVMTFGGCQDDFMLVVSNEDTLATCGTQEQKLLFAMSKPKILEITLLIADYMNALGHTVPGTPQMNTLTRNGSHRSLRSRPAGGGTGTGTGTGTGLGGCGTTTAGMSTNATTTAHNTLNSHATHTLNSTHSHTLSSSHYSGGGGGIGGTHVGSHQGTMSSSHGHAHHHQPDILKSTPDHQRIK